A segment of the Acidobacteriota bacterium genome:
GTCTTGTCCACGTGCAGTTCGCCGAAGGGACCGGTCACGTCCCAGTCGCAGGCGGTGATCGTCCCGTCCTTCTTCGCCCCGACGCGGCAGCGGTAGACCCCGGCGTCGTCCCCGTTGACGTAGAAGTTGCTTTCGTCGTACAGCAGCTTCACCGGCCGCCCTTTCGCCCTGCGGGCCAGGATGGCGGCCATGCGGATGAAGGCGGTGGAATAGCCCAGCCAGGCGATCCCGCCGTACCACGCCCCCTGGAAGGGGACGGTCACCGTGATCTTGTTGTGTTCGGCCATCGGCTCGAGGCGCTTGAACCGCCCCGTCGCCGAAGGGTCGTCGGGAATATCGGGAACACCGTAACCGAGCGCGACCCCCGAAAGCCCCCTGGCCGGGGTGCTCGGGCTCGCCAGTACCGGCTGCATGTGGGCCGTGTGGTGAGGCCAGATGTCCAAAAACTCCCCCCGCCAGCGCACGACGCACGCCATCGCCTCGACGCCCGCGACCGTGTTGGGCGCCCGGGTAATGGTGTATTCCAGGATCCGGTCCGCCTCGGCGAACCCCCGCTCGACGTCGCCGATTTCGGTCGTCTGCGTCCGGAGCGTGTTCGGCTCCTTCGCCCCCCGGTCCATCCTCACGACCTCGGGCATGAGGGGAGAAGCGGAGGGCTCGAGCGCCTCCTCCATGTCGAGGATGAAGGGGAGTTCCTCCCACTCGATCTCGACGAGCCGGAGCGCCCGGTCGCAGATCTCCTCGCTGTCGGCCACCACCACCGCCCCCATCGGGTGCTGGTAGAAATCGCCGGTGCGCGGGAGCGCCAGGATGTTGTAGGCGGCGGAGCAGTAGCCCCCGGTCGAATTCTCGAACTCGATGTCGGGATCGTCGAATTTCAGGATGTCGCGCACCCCCGGAAGCGCCGCGGCCCTGACGGTGTCCATCCTCAGGATCCGGGCATGGGCGTAGGGGGAGACCAGGATCTTGGCGTAGAGCATCCCCGGCAGGCTCACGTCGCGGGTGAAGACGGCTTCTCCCGACACCCTCTCATACCCGTCCTGGCGCCCCGCGCCGTAGTCGACCGCCGACGCGCCCTCGGGCGGCTTCCATGTCCATGGCCTGAAATCCATCGCATCCCCCTGTCGCCGTCCGGATCGGAGCCCCGGACCTTCGCTCCACTCTAAAACGGATGGCGCGGGAAGCGCAACAGATTAAGCGTCGGGGGATGGGACGTCAGCGGAGGAAATAGACGACGGCCAGGACGAGGCCGAGGGTCACCACGGTCCAGCGCAGGCGATCGGGTCGGATGCGACCGGCCAGCCGCCCCCCCACCGTGCCCCCCGCGAGCGCCCCCAGGGCCATGACCGCCGCCAGGGTCCAGTTCACCCGGCCCGAGAAGAGGAACAGGACGGCGGCCGCGCCGTTGGCGCCGAAAGCCACGGTCTGCTTGATCGCGTTGAGGCGCGTGAGCCCCTCGTCGATCATCAGGCAGAGGACGGGGAGCACCAGCACGCTCATGGCCACCCCGAAATAGCCCCCGTAGATCGACAGGAGCCCCACGATCAGGAGCGCCCAGAACTCCGGCCTGCGGCGGGCCTCCAGCGTCAGGGAGCGGCGCACCAGCCAGGCGCGGACGGCCCCCTGGAACGCCAGCAGGCAGGAGGCGGTGAGGATGAGCCACGGGACCATTCCCATGAATGCCCGCTCCCCCGTATTGAGGAGCACCAGGGCGCCGGCCACCCCGCCCGTGGCGCTGGCCGCCAGGAAGGTCCAGAAGCGCCGCCGCTGGCCCGCCAGGTCCCGGATCTGCCCCAGGATCCCCCCGATGAACCCGGGGCAGAGGGCGATGGTGTTGGTCACGTTGGCCGAGATCGGCGGTACCCCCAGCCCCAGCAGGAGCGGGAAGGTGATCAGCGTTCCCCCGCCCGCCAGCGCGTTGATCCCCCCGGCCGCCGCCGCCGCCAACCCTGTCAGTGCGTAATCCGCCCCGTTCAGCATCCGTGTATTATAGGGGACAGTCACCACCGTCCTCATCAAGTTCTTGGCTTTCCGATCGACATCCAAAGGGGGACACTGGTGACTGTCCCCTGTTCGTTTTTTGGAGATATTGCCGGTTCGACCGAAACTACCCGCGCATGGGACGCACGGCCCGCATCGTAGTCCCCGGCTGGCCGCACCATGTCACCCAGCGCGGGAACCGGAGGCAGACGGTCTTTTTCAAGGACCGGGACCGGGCCGTGTACCTGGACATGCTGGCCAGGTACCTCGACCTGTACCATCTCACCCTTCCCGGGTACTGCCTGATGACCAATCACGCCCACGACGCCCTGATCCCCGAATACGGCGATTCGCTGGCAAAGGGGGTCGGCCGCACCCACAACGATTACTCCCGCTGGCAGAACATCCAGTGCCGCCAATCGGGCCACCTCTGGCAGGAGCGTTTCTATTCCTGTCCGGTGGACTTCGATTCGTTTGCCGAGGTGCTCGCCTATATCGAGCTGAACCCGGTACGCGCGCGCCTGGTCCAGCGGCCGGAGGACTATCCTTGGTCGAGCGCCCGGGCCCATCTCAGCGGGGTGGACGAAACCGGGCTTCTGGACATGACGTGGTGGCGGGAGAATTTCACCCCGGAATCCTGGGCCCGTTTCCTCCAGGAGAGGCTCGAGGACGATCGCCAGCTCCACCGGATCCGCCGCGCCACGGCGACGGGCAAGCCGCTGGCGACCGAATCGTCGATCCTGGAACTCGAGCGCCGGTTCAGGAGGCGCCTGAGATTACGGGGACGGTGGTGACTGTCCCCCTCACGAGAGGAGGCGCAGGGTGAAGGGATAGGGCCGGAATTCACCCTTGCTGGCCGCGACGGCGCCCATGATCAGGTTGATGAGGGCGTACAGGCCGAGGAGCGGCAGCAGGATCAGGCCGATGACGATGAAGGCCAGCAGCGAACATACGACCCCGGCCAGCGTCATCGTAATGCAGAAATTGAGGACCTCGATGCCGTGCCTGGCCACTTCCCGGGACTGGTCCTTCTTCAGCAGCCAGATGACCAGGGGTCCCACGAAGTAGGTGAAGATCGCCAGGATGTGAATGAGCACGCACAGATTCCTGTCGTCCTGGCTCATCCCGCCCGAGGATTCCGTTTGTCCGGCCGGTGTCTGATCGATATCCGACATCGTATATCTCCCTTGATGGTGGGTTGAAAAGTTGGTTCCAGTCTGGCCCCGCTTCCCGGGAAAGTCAAGCAAACCCCGCCGGGGGGACAGTCACCACTGTCCCCCTTGACCCCGGCGGCCCGCCCCGTCGATAATATGTTCCATCCGTAGAGTCCGTTGCCCCGAATCCGTCCCCGGCCGAGACACGCACGCCAACCGGGCCGGGCGAGCAAGGGAGGATTCACCAAGATGAGGACCACGCGTCGGGCATTCATCCGTTCGGGCCTGGCCCTGCCGGCGGCCGGATTCCGGCTTTCGGCGGGGTCGGCGAAGACCGCCGTCTGGCACCCCGGGAGCCCGGGGGGCGAAGGAGCGACCATGGAAGCGTTCAAGCCGGAATATATCATCACCGAAATGAAGAAAAGCGTGGTTCTCGCCTGGGGGGTTCCGGGCAGGCCGCTGGAGCCCTACTCCCCCGGAGAGAACCGTTCGATGGAGCACGTGCTCTACATCGACGGCGAAGTCGGGCCGGGTACGCTCTACTCCGAGTGCCTGTGGTTTTTTCCACCGTCGATGGTCAGCCCCAGGGCGGCCGCGGAGGCGGCCGCGGTGATGAAGGGGCTCGCCCCCGGAGTCAGGCTTGGACCCCGGCCGCACATGCATCCCTTCGACGAGCTCTTCACCTTTTTCGGCAGCGACTTCGACGATCCTTCCGACCTGGGCGCCGAAATGGAGTTCTGGCTGGAGGACCGCCCCGTGGCGTTCAACAGGAGCTCGATCGTCCATATCCCCGCGGGGATGAAACATTGCCCCCTGAACATGGGGGAGCTGACGCGCCCGGTGTTTCATTTCAGCATGGGATTCACCCCCTCCTACACCCACACGGTCCTGGACGACGGCCCGGGCAAATACGCCGGGGAGAGGGACGTCGGCAAATACTTCGTCTTCGGCAACGGGGCGCGGCACCCGCTGCCCCCCTACCGCAGGGAGATGCCGGAATCGATCCTTCACCCCGTGGCTCATCTCGATGCGGACGTGGTGCCCGGGTCGGGTTTCCGGGCGGAAACCTGGTGGATCCGGCCGGAGAAGGATTCCGGGACGCAGGAGCGGGACCTCGTCCTGGCGGACCCGCACTCGCACCCCTGCCCACAGGTCATCGGCTTTTTCGGCTCCGATTTCGGCGACATTCACCGGCTTCACGGCGAGGTCGAATTGCGGGTGGCGGGGAAGCCCTACATCCTGAACCGAAGCTTCGCCGCCTTCATCCCCGAAGGGGTGGAGCATGGACCGCTGACGGTCAGAAAGGTGAGCAGGCCGATCTTCCACTACACCGTGGGGCGCGGGTAGGGGCGACGGCGCTCCCACTGGAGGAAGGAGAGGGAGAGCACGAGGCTGAGGATGTCCGAGGCCGGCATGGCCATCCAGACCCCCGTCAGCCCGAACAGCTGCCGCAGCAGCAGGACCAGGGGGACGAAGAGGAGGAACTGGCGCGCCAGCGACAGGAAGAGGGCGACCCCCCCCTTGCCGAGCCCCTGGAAGGTCGCCACCGCCATCACCCCGGGCCCGATGAAGACCAGGGTGGAGAGCATGATGCGCATGGCCGGGACCGTGGCCGCGAGCACCTCCGGGTCGCGGCTGAACAGGCCGACGATCCCGGGCGCGAAGATCTCGACCAGGAGGGTGCAGACCCCGAGCAGCAGCGCCAGGCCGAGGGAGCAGAGTTTGACCGCCCGCCAGAGCCGGGCGCGGTCGCCCGAGCCGAAGTTGTAGCCCACCACCGGCAGGAGCGCGTGCGACACCCCGATGATGGGCATGAACATCAAATCCGCCACCCGCAGCGTCAGCCCGGCGGCCGCTATCGCCACCGATCCGTAACCCGACACCATCCGGTTGAAAATGACGAAAGCGAAGCTTTCCGTCATTTCCTGCACGGACGCCGGGGCGCCGATGCGATAGATCTCGCGCACCAGGAGCCGGTCGGGGAGGACGTATCCCCGATCGATCCGGTACGCCGTGCGCCCGCCCAGGAGATAGTAGAGCGCGATGGCGGCGCCGCAGACCTGCGCCATGACGGTCGCCAGGGCGGCCCCGCGGATCCCCAGCTCCGGAAACGGGCCGACGCCGAAGATCAGCAGGGGGTCGAGCACGATGTTGAGCGCGCTGGCGGCGCCGATGATGACCATCGGTTTGACGGCGTCGCCCGAACCGCGGATGAGCTGGCTCGCGAGCATGGAAAAAATGAACAGCGGTGCGCCGCAGGCGGTGATCACCAGGTAGTCCGATGCGAATTCGACGACGTCGGGGGTGGCCCCGAAGGCGGCGACGATGCGGCCGGAGCCGAGCCGGGCGATGAGGGCGAAGAGGAGGCCCCAGAAGAGGCTCAGCGAGAAGACCTGCCCGGCGATCCGGTTGGCGGCCTCGAGCTTTCGCTCCCCGAAGCGCCGCGATACCAGGGCGCTCATCCCGACCCCGGTGCCGATGCCGACGGCGATGGTCAGTACCTGGTACGGGAAAACGATGGTGAGCGCGGCGATCGCCTCATGCCCCAGCCGGGCGACCCAGAAGGTGTCCACGATATTGTAGATGCTCGTGGCCACCATCGCCCCCATCCCGGGGAGACTCAGCTTCACCAGCAGCGCCGTGAGCGGCGCACTTCCCAGTCGTTCCGTATGCTTTGCCAAATCGTGCTCCGCGCCTCCACCGCAACCTCCCGGGCGCGGCACACCGCTGCGCAGGGCCCGCCGGCGCCTCCCGCCCCTAGAGGGAGCCGCTTACGTGCGGTATGGTTTCCATGGGTTGTCCGCCGCCGACGCTGACCTCCACGGGGGACTCCGGGAGCTCCCCGGCGTCGAGCGCGAAGCGCACCTGGCGGCTCTCGCCCGCCCGCAGGTGAATGCGCTGAAATCCGCGCAGGCTTCGTATCGGAGCTTCTGTTCCGGGCCCGCCGGCGACATAGAGCTGAACCACCTCATCCCCGTCCAGTGGCGAGGTGTTCCTGACCTGCGCCCTGATTTCGGCCCCGTTCGATGTCCGCCGCGCGCTCAGGCCTGAATAGGCGAATTGCGAATAGCTCAACCCGAAGCCGAAGGGGTACAGGCTCTCCCCCTTGAAGTACCGGTAGGTGCGCCCTTTCATCGAGTAATCGGTAAAAGGGGGGAGTTGATCAGCGCTTTTATAAAAGGTGACCGGAAGCCGGCCCGCCGGGTTGTTGGCCCCCGCCAGGGTCTCCGCGATCGCGGTGCCGGACTCTTCGCCGCCGTACCAGGCCACAAGCAGCCCCGCCGCGTTGCTGGCCGCGTAATTCGCGGCAATCGCGCTGCCGCTTGTCAGGACGACCACCACGGGGGTTCCCGCCGCGATGGCCCCCCTTACCAGATTTTCCTGCGGCTCCGGCAGGTCCAGGCTGGTACGGTCGCCGCCGGAAAAACCGGGGATGTTCACCCCCGGCATTTCTTCTCCCTCCAACTCGGAGTTCAAACCTACAAAAACCAGGGCGACATCGGAATCCTTTACGAGGGTCACGGCCTCGTCGAGCGTGGCGGCCGCAGGCGGGATCCATCCGAGTTGCGCGGTACCGCCGGAACCCGGTTGCCTGTATTCCAGGCGCATTGCGTACTTCCGCCCCCCCTCCAACCGCACCCTGCCGCTTCCGCCCATCCGAGGCCCCGCCGCCGCCTGCGTCGAAGTCATCCGGGTGGATGGCCCTCTCCCCGAGGAGAGCTCCTCCCCGTCGAGGAACAATCGGGCGTTCGCGGTGCGCTCCCACATGCCGGTGCGAACGGTCATGGCATACTCGCCCGTCGCGGTCGGAGTCAGCGTGCCCGTCCAGCGAACCGAATAGTTTTCGTGGCCGATGGCCGCTTCGACGGCGGGGTCTTCCATGCCCATGTCCATATAGGCTCGCGCCTCCACCCGGCGGAGCCTGGGTTCCCCTCGAAGATCCGGATTATCGAAGTATTCGGCCAACACCCCGCCGCTCCCCCCGGGAGACGTCAGGAATGTGCTCGAAACCAGCGCGTGCGTGCCGGCCGTATAGGTCGCGCCGAGCGCGTGCCTCACCTGTACACCCGGAAATTGCCGCACGATGCCCTCGAGCGGAGTCACCTGCCTGGAGGAGATGCCGTTATAATTCCCCAGCAGCGCGACCGGGTCGTCGGCCGACGGGCCGATGACGGCGATCCTGCGCACCGACCGGCCCAGAGGCAGGATGCCTCCCTCATTCTTCAGGAGCACGATCGCTTTCCGCTGCGCCTCCCGCGCGACCTCCCGGTGCGCGTCCGAATCGTTCACCTCGATCGAAATCCTCGAATAGGGCACCCTCTCCGGAGGATCCAACATGCCCAGACGGAAGCGCGCAACGAAGAGCCGCTCGAGGGAGCGATCGATTTCCGCTTCCGTTATGCGCCCGGAGTTCACCTCCTCCACCAGGGTTCGATACTCCGTGCCGCAGGTCAGGTCCGTGCCCGCCTTGACGGCCGCTACGGCTGCGCCGCCGAGCGTGGATGTGTATTGGTGATTCCTGAAGATGTCATTCACCGCGCCGCAATCGCTTACCACGTATCCCTGGAACCCCCACTGCTCCCGCAGCCGTTTTTGCAGCAGGTCCGTGCTGGCGCACCCGGGGACCCCGGCCACGGCGTTGTAGACGCACATGACCGAATCGGCCTTCCCCTCGACGACGGCGTCCCGGAACGCAGGCAGGTAGGTGTGCGTCATGTCGTATTCGCTGATCCTGGCATCGAAAACGTGCCGTTGCGGCTCGGGGCCGCTGTGCACCGCATAATGCTTCGGGGTGGAGACGACCTTGAGATAGCGGGGGTCGTTTCCCTGCATCCCGGTGACGAACGCGACACCCATTCGGCCGGTCAGGTGGGGATCTTCACCGTAGGTTTCCTGCCCGCGTCCCCACCGGGGATCCCTGAAAATGTTGATATTCGGAGACCAATAGGTCAGCCCGGCGGTGCGTCCGGGCAGGACGGCGCCAGCCCCGGGTCCCGGGACGGCCGGACGCGTCAAAGCATGATGGTATTTCGCGCGCGCCTCGGTGGAGATGACATCCGCCACCCGGTACATCAGAGCGGTATCCCAGGTGGCGGCAAGCCCGATGGCCTGGGGGAAAACCGTTGCGCGTCCCTGGGCGATGCCGTGCAGGGCTTCATTCCACCAGTTGTATCCGGGCACGCCGAGGCGCGCAATGGCGGGGGCGGTGCTCTGCATCTGGAGCACCTTTTCCTCCAGCGTCATCCGGGAAACGATGTCCGCGGCACGGCGCTCGGGAGAGAGTTCCGGATCCAGGTACGGCACGTCCGCCGGCGGCCGTCCGAACGACATCGATCCCAGCAACCCGATCAAAGCCAACAGGAATCCTTTAGGCTTCATCCTGACATCCCCCATGGGGCAACCGGCCCGCCCCCCGCCCCCCGGAACTTCATACTAAGACGCCTGCGCGGATTCTGGCGATTTCCAGGGCCTCCGGGTCCAGTTCCATCTGAAGCGGCACGAGGCGCGGACTCCGCCTGAGCCCAACCGGCACCTGGTTCAGCGCGCCGGGAGACACCAGGACGCGGTCATAGCAGGCCCCCTTCAGGAGGCTCGGGAAGTCCGTGACCTTGTGGACATCCATCCAGGCGATCTTCCGTTCCTCCCCCTTCATCCATTTTCGCAGGTGCTCCACGATGAAGCGGGCGCTCGCCAGGGCAGGCCTGGGAAGGAGCACAAGCAGCGTCGACGCCCTGATTTTCGACAGTACCCGGATCGTCTGCGCCGTGTAGACTATTTCGATCGGGATGACATCGATTTCGCTTCCCCACCGGGCGCGCCGGACGCTGTCGAAGGTGAGATGGTTGACCAGAACCTTGCGGATCCCGCCGCCATGGGCCAGCGCACGCTTGCATTCATCAATCGTCAATCCGATCACCGAAGCGTGCCACATCCCGGAAACCTGTTCCGCCCTTCGACACGCAATTTCCTTATCCGAATCCACGTAGGCTATGAACGGAGCCCTCCGTTCCTCTTCCCGCGCATACTGGCTGAGATACCTGGCAAAAGCGATCGGGGACACTCCGATCCCCCGGGCCCTCCTGAGGGTGTTGCGGGTCAGCCCCAGACACTGCTCGTTGACGGAATCCGACGCCGCAGCGGATATGGCGACCGCAATTCTCTTGCCCGGAGCGGGAGCGAGCAGCCCGGACCGATGCAGGGCCAGGTAGGCCCTGTGAACCCGACCCCGATTGACCCCCGTTTGTTTCTCCACTTCACGGATCGAGGGCAGGATGTCGCCCCTTTTGAGCGCGCCCATGGCGATGGAAAGTTTGATCTGTTCCTGGATCTGTTTGATGACGGGAACGGGGCTGTTCTTCTCGATTCGAAATTCCATGGAATCCGCCAGCAATCAAAAGCGTGTCGGTCCGCACGGGACGCGATGCCGGGTGACGGCGTCCCCCCGGGCGCCGCGTTCCGCGCGCGATTGCGTCCGTTATGGTCAAGGCACCGCGACAGGCACAGAGAAGTCCTGTTTTTGAGAGACGCATGCTGCCACACAAATACGTCCAAAGTCAATCGCGGTCCGGACCCGATGATGGGTCCGCAGGCGCGACGCCCCGCCGACGGAACCCTTTCCGCGCCGTGGACGGCACCGGGAGGGAGCCCGACTCCCCGCTGTCACACATTTGTGTCCGCGTTCTTGACAAGGGACAAAGGGGTCGGATAGTTTGGTGCTCGCGGCCCTGCGCTCCCGTCTCGTTCCCGTTCCATCGGGAGGTCCGCCGGGGGTGCGGCACGGGGCGTCCTTCCGCCCGGCTGGGCGGGAGCAGCCACAAACCGGCACGGCACGGGCGGGCGGGGCACCACAACCGGAGGTTCCGATGCAGGGAGATGCGCCGAAATCAGGCCGTGTCGGCCGTCGTGAGTTCATCAGGGCAACGACCCTGGCCGGTATGCTCGGGGCTCTTCCCGGGGCAAGCCTTCCGGCCCGGGATGCTCCGATCCCCTCGAGACCGGGGAACACCGGGAAGACCCGGAAGGTGCTTTTCGTAAGCGATTCGCCCTCGAGCCACGAAAAGCTGATCGACGCGATCCGGGCCATCCGGGAATATGAATTCCAGGTGATCCCCGTCCAGGAGAGCGTGCAACGGAACCCGCAGGAAGTGTCCCGGCTCGTGCGGGAACACGGCCCGGATATTCTCCTGGTCCGGCCGACCGTGAGGACAGCGGTTGGAAATATCGGCAATATTCCCGTATCCATGGGGGCCCTGGACATCCCCGTCGTCCTTCTTCCCGTAAATCTCGACCTGATCATGATGGATACGGATCTGGTGGCCGCAATGCGGACCAGGGGCGCCAATGCCATCCTGGCGAATTCGGAAGCGCACGCCGTCGAACTGCTGAAAATTCTGGCCGTCCCGCGCATTCTCGCCGGCCGGCAGGCCCTCATTTTCGGCAGACCCTTCGACTCGACCAGCGTGCCCATGGGCCATCTGAACGCCGATCGGGTTTACGCCAGGACCGGCCTCCGGATCCGGTACCGGCCGGTGGACGATTTGATGCCGTTGCTGGAAACAGTCGACGATGCCGCGGCCCTGAAAGAGATGGAGCGCTGGAAAAAGGAAGCGGCCCGGGTCCTCGAGCCTTCCGACAGGACGGTACTCGACGCAGCCCGGCTCTATCTCCTGCTGCGCTCCCTCGTGGAAAAGGAACGCCTGGCGGCCGTCTCCATCGACTGCCTGAGTTTTTCGTTCAGCGGCGATCCCCCGCTGCCTCTCCCGTGCCTCGCCTTCACCAGGCTGCGGGACGAAGGGGTCACGGCGCCTTGTGAGGCCGACGTGTGCGCGCTGCTGACCTCCATGGTCTTGCAGGAAATCAGCCGGAAGCCGGCCTATCAGTGTAACGTGTCCGAGGTGGATTTTCGGAAATCGACGGCGGTTCTCCGTCATTGCGTCGCGCCGGTGCGGTGGATGGGGGCGGAGGCCCCGCCCCTCGAGTACAATCTCCGGGATTATCACGGGATGGGAAAAGGGGCGACCGTGGAAGTACAGTTCCCGGCAGGATTCGACGTCACGCTGGGATTGTTCAGCAAGGACCTGGAGAGCTTCGTCCTTTGGCCGGGAAGGACCCAGGCCAGAGTCAGCGATATCGAGAGTTCTCCCGTTCCCAATGCGCCGGCTTCTTCCGCCGGGATACGCAAATACTGCTCCAACCAACTGGCGGTGAAGTTCAAGGATATCGAACAACTCCAGCAGCGTCTCGCGGGCTGCCATCACGTGCTGATCGCCGGTACCTATGAAAAAGCGATCCGCGAAGAAATGACGCGGATGGGGGTCGGCGTCATCGGGCCGTCTGACATGTCGTCACCGTCCTAAGGACGCGGCTGCTTCCCGCCTTCCTCCCCGTTCCGGGCGGCCTTTAGGGTCTCGATTCCCCGCAGCACGGCGAGATCGACGGCATCGGCCATCGCCTGGTAGCCGGCCGCGCTCGGGTGCAGATGGTCGCCGGAGTGATACCCGTCACGAAAACGCGTTGGATGCCCGGGATCGCGCACTGCCTGGTCGAAATCGAAGCAGCCGTCAGCCGCTCCGCCGGTCCGGATCCACTCGTTGACCGCCGAGCGAATGGTTTCCCCTTCCCCGGTGTAGTAGTCCGCGCCTTCATAGGGGAGCAGGGTCGCCAGGAACACCCTGATCCCGTGCTGGTGGGCGCGTTCGATGATCTGCCGGTACCCGGCGATGATATCCTGCGCGGTCACCAGCTCCCCGGCGAACGGGGATGCGGCCGGCGCGGAGCCCGCGGCCGCATCGCCCGGACCGGGCGCGGGAAGCTTCATGCGGGGCCAGCCGATGTCGTTGATCCCCTCGAGCAGGATGACGCCGGCTATGCCGGGTTGCGCCAGAACGTCCCTGTCGAACCGGGCAAGGGCGCTCGGGCCGGCGCCGTCGTGAAGAACGCGATTGCCGCCGATCCCCGAATTGACCACCGCCATCGGGGGCAGGGATTCCTGGGCGGCCAGCCGGTTGGCCAGGAGATTGGGCCAGTCACGGTAGTCTCCCTGCCTGGCGCCGACCCCGTCGGTGATCGAATCCCCCAGGGCCAGAATCGTCACGGTCTTGTCAGGCGCATGGACCTCCAGGCCGGACAGAAAGAACCACGAGGGTCTCGTCGTCGCGTTCGGGATGTCCACCGCCGCGGTGAAATCTCCCGGCTCCGAAATATAGGTCGGCCGCTGTCCCGCCAGGTGAAAGGTGACATCCCTCACGTGCGCCGGAAGGAAGACGCTGACCGCAATTTCCGCGAAGGGCTGAAATTGCAGGTCCACCGGATCGCTCAGCATCGGAGCGCCCGGAGGAATGCGGACCGAGCCCCTGCCCGAAAATGTCAGGGGACGATCCGACGCCGCCAGGATCCTGTCGTCCCCGGACACCAGCGCGATGCGGGCGGCGCCTATGTCCAGCGGCCGAGTCCCGCAGGCGTTGGAGAAACGAAGGCGCACGCGCCCGCCGCCGATTGTCGGGCGCACGATCATGCGCAGCGTCCGGTTTTCCAGGACGGGAACGGCCTGCTCCGGCATGAATGCCAGGGGCGCGTGCACGGCGCTGCTCCAGGCGCTCACCCAGTGATTCTCATTCCCCGGGGTCCGGGAGCAGGCGGCCGAGGTCAACAGGATCGCCGCGAGGGCGGCGAGCGTCCAATTCAAGGATCGGGTTCTTGTCACCTTTCTTCTCCTTACCTGTCCCGCACCCTAATCGATCTTTTCATGACCGATGAATTGCATGTACCCCGTCTGGTAGTACCCGTTAAAGTAGGGGGCCAGATGCAGCGGCATGAACAGCAACGGCTTCCCCACCCTCCTGATA
Coding sequences within it:
- a CDS encoding MATE family efflux transporter yields the protein MAKHTERLGSAPLTALLVKLSLPGMGAMVATSIYNIVDTFWVARLGHEAIAALTIVFPYQVLTIAVGIGTGVGMSALVSRRFGERKLEAANRIAGQVFSLSLFWGLLFALIARLGSGRIVAAFGATPDVVEFASDYLVITACGAPLFIFSMLASQLIRGSGDAVKPMVIIGAASALNIVLDPLLIFGVGPFPELGIRGAALATVMAQVCGAAIALYYLLGGRTAYRIDRGYVLPDRLLVREIYRIGAPASVQEMTESFAFVIFNRMVSGYGSVAIAAAGLTLRVADLMFMPIIGVSHALLPVVGYNFGSGDRARLWRAVKLCSLGLALLLGVCTLLVEIFAPGIVGLFSRDPEVLAATVPAMRIMLSTLVFIGPGVMAVATFQGLGKGGVALFLSLARQFLLFVPLVLLLRQLFGLTGVWMAMPASDILSLVLSLSFLQWERRRPYPRPTV
- a CDS encoding glycoside hydrolase family 3 protein, which encodes MSFGRPPADVPYLDPELSPERRAADIVSRMTLEEKVLQMQSTAPAIARLGVPGYNWWNEALHGIAQGRATVFPQAIGLAATWDTALMYRVADVISTEARAKYHHALTRPAVPGPGAGAVLPGRTAGLTYWSPNINIFRDPRWGRGQETYGEDPHLTGRMGVAFVTGMQGNDPRYLKVVSTPKHYAVHSGPEPQRHVFDARISEYDMTHTYLPAFRDAVVEGKADSVMCVYNAVAGVPGCASTDLLQKRLREQWGFQGYVVSDCGAVNDIFRNHQYTSTLGGAAVAAVKAGTDLTCGTEYRTLVEEVNSGRITEAEIDRSLERLFVARFRLGMLDPPERVPYSRISIEVNDSDAHREVAREAQRKAIVLLKNEGGILPLGRSVRRIAVIGPSADDPVALLGNYNGISSRQVTPLEGIVRQFPGVQVRHALGATYTAGTHALVSSTFLTSPGGSGGVLAEYFDNPDLRGEPRLRRVEARAYMDMGMEDPAVEAAIGHENYSVRWTGTLTPTATGEYAMTVRTGMWERTANARLFLDGEELSSGRGPSTRMTSTQAAAGPRMGGSGRVRLEGGRKYAMRLEYRQPGSGGTAQLGWIPPAAATLDEAVTLVKDSDVALVFVGLNSELEGEEMPGVNIPGFSGGDRTSLDLPEPQENLVRGAIAAGTPVVVVLTSGSAIAANYAASNAAGLLVAWYGGEESGTAIAETLAGANNPAGRLPVTFYKSADQLPPFTDYSMKGRTYRYFKGESLYPFGFGLSYSQFAYSGLSARRTSNGAEIRAQVRNTSPLDGDEVVQLYVAGGPGTEAPIRSLRGFQRIHLRAGESRQVRFALDAGELPESPVEVSVGGGQPMETIPHVSGSL
- a CDS encoding transposase, coding for MGRTARIVVPGWPHHVTQRGNRRQTVFFKDRDRAVYLDMLARYLDLYHLTLPGYCLMTNHAHDALIPEYGDSLAKGVGRTHNDYSRWQNIQCRQSGHLWQERFYSCPVDFDSFAEVLAYIELNPVRARLVQRPEDYPWSSARAHLSGVDETGLLDMTWWRENFTPESWARFLQERLEDDRQLHRIRRATATGKPLATESSILELERRFRRRLRLRGRW
- a CDS encoding sulfite exporter TauE/SafE family protein, which gives rise to MLNGADYALTGLAAAAAGGINALAGGGTLITFPLLLGLGVPPISANVTNTIALCPGFIGGILGQIRDLAGQRRRFWTFLAASATGGVAGALVLLNTGERAFMGMVPWLILTASCLLAFQGAVRAWLVRRSLTLEARRRPEFWALLIVGLLSIYGGYFGVAMSVLVLPVLCLMIDEGLTRLNAIKQTVAFGANGAAAVLFLFSGRVNWTLAAVMALGALAGGTVGGRLAGRIRPDRLRWTVVTLGLVLAVVYFLR
- a CDS encoding SGNH/GDSL hydrolase family protein, whose product is MTRTRSLNWTLAALAAILLTSAACSRTPGNENHWVSAWSSAVHAPLAFMPEQAVPVLENRTLRMIVRPTIGGGRVRLRFSNACGTRPLDIGAARIALVSGDDRILAASDRPLTFSGRGSVRIPPGAPMLSDPVDLQFQPFAEIAVSVFLPAHVRDVTFHLAGQRPTYISEPGDFTAAVDIPNATTRPSWFFLSGLEVHAPDKTVTILALGDSITDGVGARQGDYRDWPNLLANRLAAQESLPPMAVVNSGIGGNRVLHDGAGPSALARFDRDVLAQPGIAGVILLEGINDIGWPRMKLPAPGPGDAAAGSAPAASPFAGELVTAQDIIAGYRQIIERAHQHGIRVFLATLLPYEGADYYTGEGETIRSAVNEWIRTGGAADGCFDFDQAVRDPGHPTRFRDGYHSGDHLHPSAAGYQAMADAVDLAVLRGIETLKAARNGEEGGKQPRP
- a CDS encoding DUF4870 domain-containing protein yields the protein MSDIDQTPAGQTESSGGMSQDDRNLCVLIHILAIFTYFVGPLVIWLLKKDQSREVARHGIEVLNFCITMTLAGVVCSLLAFIVIGLILLPLLGLYALINLIMGAVAASKGEFRPYPFTLRLLS
- a CDS encoding GntR family transcriptional regulator; this encodes MEFRIEKNSPVPVIKQIQEQIKLSIAMGALKRGDILPSIREVEKQTGVNRGRVHRAYLALHRSGLLAPAPGKRIAVAISAAASDSVNEQCLGLTRNTLRRARGIGVSPIAFARYLSQYAREEERRAPFIAYVDSDKEIACRRAEQVSGMWHASVIGLTIDECKRALAHGGGIRKVLVNHLTFDSVRRARWGSEIDVIPIEIVYTAQTIRVLSKIRASTLLVLLPRPALASARFIVEHLRKWMKGEERKIAWMDVHKVTDFPSLLKGACYDRVLVSPGALNQVPVGLRRSPRLVPLQMELDPEALEIARIRAGVLV